DNA sequence from the Cucumis melo cultivar AY chromosome 6, USDA_Cmelo_AY_1.0, whole genome shotgun sequence genome:
AAAATGTGAAGACTTTTTAGACTTGGAAGATTTAAAAGTGAGCTTTAGGAAAGAAAAAGTTATGCATTGGAATTGGGAAGGCTTTAGGCGTACGACATGTCGGAAACCCCTCCTCCTCAGATCCGTAAATATTGCAAAATACAAATAGAAAGCGTAAACTCAAAATGTCAACCAACCTATTCCTAGCAATgtaagtttatttatttattcatacATTATGTGCGTGAAAAAATTGACCATAAAATTTGGAGTTATTTTATCTTCATCCCAAGAAAGTTttaattcattaaaaacattttatatattgatttaaaaaataatcaaaattatttttaactattttaaaatcaCTAACAAACATATTTAACAGATTGGCACGAGGAAGATGAGTATAGGGAAGTTTCTAATTTATCATCCAAATTTCCAGGGaaagaatttataaaaattttgattttttttttcttttgctccTCTAAATTTCCACAAATTCGTCAATTTTATGCATATAagtgttttttcaaaaaaaaatactttGTCAACCAAATTTAACCTTTGttcatattttaattaaaaatgtcGCTTTCTAAAGTTATCTAAAAGACACGTACGttgatttgttttctttttaacttatatgaatatgtttcaaatagaaaaagaaaacaatgcATTATTCCAAATCCAAACGCGCATAAAATAATATGGAATatcatcatttaaatattttcaatgttttttattttaagatgGCTCTgaattgtataaaataaattgtggaagaaagaaaaacaatttaCTCAAATACTCCATTATTAACCAGTCAACGTCCATAAATTAATTCcaaaaattgaatttgtttaCAAAATATAAGAAGAAAATACACTTTGACAAATCGACTTTTGTCAACTTTTTGACGTATTTACCACTTTTTCAATCGTTTTGGTAACCTTTTGACGTATTTACCACTGTTTCGAAGCATTTGCTACTTTTTTTCGATAGTTTTGGTTTGTACCTCAATATTCCAATAAGAAGAAGCTCTTGAGTGAATGTGTAAGGAATGACAGAAATAATTTggtatttttcaaattatacaAATTCTAGGATTTTGCTTTATTTTGCAAATATTTTCAACGGTTTTGTCACTTATAACAACTGTTTAtggaaaaaattttaaattaagaaaaatgatatttttttctccaatttcttttagaaaatttgtcaaaaatagaaaacgGACAAAATACTTccattttattttgtaaataataataatagagaaGAATTGCTTTATTTTTGTCTTCAAGTTTTGTTTTTAGTGTAcataatttgtattttttattatttacgtaaaaaataattttttaaatatttataaaaataaaataaaagtcaaAGCAAAGTTATTGAAATTAGTAAAAGATAATAAGCagaattaattaaactaaaaattcaTTGACTTCATCTCCACTTAAAGCCCTTTAACAACATAAATCAAGAGTCCCTCGATCGTTAAGAgaaattaaagagaaaaaggaaaaaaagaagccaTGGATTTCCCGCCCAAGAAACCTCCTCTCGTAACTTATGCATTTCTCTTACTCTTTTTCATCGCTTCATTTCTTCTCATTCTTGCTCCTTCTTCCTCTCTCAATCCTCTCCTCTTTTTCCCCTCAACTTTCCAATGCAATCGCTTAAATTCCGTATGTGTTGTGTTCTCATCTCTTAAAGAATCCTCTGcgtttttaaataatattgtgTTACGAATTTCGATTATTATAATAAAggtttttattgttttttcaatttgcAGGTTGAATCACTCCATTATTCTTCTGGTGATGAACTTGATTTTGCGTTAGAGAAAGCGGCTATGGCGAATAAGACAGTTGTAATTGCTGTGATAAACAAGGCGTATGCCGATCAAGGTGTTAGAGATGATACTACAATGCTTGATGTGTTTCTTAGTAGTTTTTGGTTGGGAGAAGATACTCGAAAATTGCTTGATCATCTTCTTCTTGTTGCTGTTGATCAAACGGCGTATGATCGTTGCCGATTCCAGCGGTTGAATTGCTTCAAATTGGAGACGGAAGGAGTTGATTTCGGTGGAGAGAAGCTATATATGTCTGAGGAATTTATCAAAATGATGTGGAAAAGAACTCTGTTCCTTCTCGAAGTTCTTAAGCGCGGTTACAGTTTCATTTTCACGGTAAACACATTTTCGTACTTCTTCTCTTTCActgatttttttcttctccgAGTAGATCATCATCGTTAATCGTTGAATTAGATCATCGTATAAGCTTTTTGGTCGACGATTTTGAGAAATCGTGGAGCAGTATATCTCGCCGGAGATTTCGAATTTCTAGGAATCATGGCTTTGTTTAGaagtaatttttttcaaaattcaactGATTTTTAGAACACACTAGTTTTGATTcgtttcaaattgttattaaaatatATCACAGAActaaattttcgattttctcgtAATCATCATTTTCCTCTTTAGCATTgcatttcataatttttgagAATCTGATATTCTTAGTTAAATTTGAAATGTAGGCGAATTTTTTTCATAAACTAGGGGGATTTTACCGGTTGATTTGATCTAATTTGGTTTGTAATTTTCAACTAACAAACGAATGCTTTCGACTTTTAAAAATACTTCTAAAAATCTTCAactacaattttaattttattccgTAAAAATTTTGACTAATTTTAATTCTAACAATCATGAATTTGAAATGTTCTAATTTTGTAGTGTACATATGGTTTTGGAAAATGAAAGTATCTATCCCACTTTGGTTTTCACAAAATCCTATATATCATAACAACATTATTGTTACTATTTCCACAATTTCTAGATCATATATATACCGAACccacattttttaaaaaaaaatgaaagcttctattttaatttccactacacacacacacacacacacatatatatataaactgtCTAGGTTTCTTCATGAACAAAAATTGAATAAAGGCGATTTCATGGCTTCTGAACTATTAGTTTATAATTTCATACAATGACATATGTTATACTAATTTAATTGATTTTGGTCAAATTAGATCTTTTATCGATCCAAATGACTTTGGATCTTTAATAATTTGTATAATCTTTCGTcctaataataaataataataatttttgttgtatatatatatatataaagttcaaATTTTCTGAAATAAGAGGTAATCGAGAAGAATCTTTGGATGAGGTTGTGCTGCATATGGTgttgaattatttattttgcTAAAGCCCTCGAAGTACTCTACACTTTGTTGCTTCATAGGTATTCatataatctttttaaaatttaaaaattttatattagaaaaaaaaaacgtgaAATTGAAACTGACATAACAAACCATGAATTTTCGAGGTACTTTTGAAAATTACTGTTATAATTAGTTTCAAATActcttttcttttacaaaattttattatatatatatatataaatttaacttACACTATAATTTTGGTCGAGGTTAGCTTGAATTTCGCTCCATTTTTTCAAAAACCctcaatatatttaaattttattaaaagtaaACGCACTCaaacaatatttgaaaatattgtttaatttttgtttttatactattaattatcttatttaattaaatatatttggAGTGAATCTTAGATTTAGTCTataatttttccatttttgttaTGTCATGTATTTTTACGGAAGATTTCATAAACATATTcacatattattttttttctttgctttgataaatagtttcatttttgaaaaatttctGATTGATTTAAGATCTATTCTAGGTAGAATGATTCAAAACTTGAGCATTGAATATAGCCCGTTTATACTAAGGGAAGTCGGCCATTCGAGGACTGAACCAATCAGCCAAACCGCGGGTCGGTTTTGTTATGTTCGATTTTCTACtagtttttcgtttttttttttgcctttaaTGGCTCATTGAACTTGAAAGTTCTTTTACATAGTTGGTCTCGCAACTTGTTtcaattatttatataatataatattaaataatatatatagagagagagagaggttcCATTGGGGTCGGTCGGTTTTTCAGAACCTTTTAATTAAGCCGTTTTTTAACACccctaaaatataaatatagtgAGACTAAAATTGAAGTATGATAATTAAATGTTTAATGAATTATCGATTGAACATCAGGATACAGACGTAATGTGGCTAAGGGATCCATTTTCGAAGCTAAGCAAAGACGAAACAGAAGATCTTCAAATCAGCACGGATCATTTCAATGGAAATCCATGGTCTCAATCCAATCCCATCAACACCGGCTTCTACTTCGTTCGATCCAACAACAGAACCATTGCTCTCTTCGACAAATGGTATTCCATGAAGAACATCACCGCCGGTCAGAAAGAACAGGACGTTCTCTTCCATCTCATCCGTGGTGGCATCTTCCGGCAACTCAATCTCAAGGTTAGGTTTCTAAACACACTCTTTTTCAGCGGGTTTTGTCAGAAGAGTAGTGATTTTCATCAAGTTTCCACTGTTCATGCCAATTGTTGCCGGACCATTGTTGCTAAGATCAACGATCTTAGGGCTACGCTCGGCGATTGGAAACGGTTTAGAAAATCGACGAATGCGTCCGAGATTTTCTGGTGGACGGATCATGTCGGATGTAAGAGATCTTGGAAACATTGATGGAGATTATTGCCAGCAGATGTAAATCGGTTGCTCTTTAGGATGATATGATGATGTAGAAATTACCGTTTAAAGGATTTGAATTTGTATGTTTATGTTACATGTGGGAGAAGAAATGCAATGCCTTTTTaatcacttttcttttttcgtcCCACAACTGTTGTAGTCTTAGTTATAATTATAAGAATGGTAGACTCTCTCGCCTCTAAAAGTCATAAAGTACAACAGAATTAGCTTTAAATTCTTGCACAAGTTCTTTTCAAAAGATGATATTAAATaggtaaatataaaaaattagaTGAAAAAGATAtgacaattaaataaaaacaaagtaAAAGAACAGATGAGAAAAACTTTTGAGACTTACATACATACCAACAGCCACGTCGATGATGATCGATTTAATTAATAAACTTAACTCAAAACAAATAATTTACACAAATAAAGCAATTAATTTCATGCAAAAGTACGATAAcacaaataaattatattgaaaAGATCCCATAAAGATTCCTCATTCTTTCTCCAAAACTCCCATCATCAAATGTACCCAAATGGTCAAAATGGAAAAGGACAGTGACCCTCTTGAAAATCGGCatacaaaatttttattttatagttCAGTCTTCGTTCTTTTCAATCGAAAAGGAATAGGTTTCTCCAAAACAGAGACATTTATGTTATGCCAATTCTCCGATTTTGTAGGAAGCTGTGCTATTTTCTCCACCAATTCCATGTCTTCTGGAAGAACAGAACCAAACACGGTGTACGCCTTCCGCCATTCGTCGTGGTTGGCGAGGCTGATAAAAAATTCCGGGCCAGAACCAACCCAAGCAATTGATCCTCTTCTAATGGCTGGACAATCTTCCCATGGTTTCTTCTTGAACATGACTCCATGTGCTTCAAGAGTTCCTTGGATTAGAGCAAAAGGAGGACCATATGGAGCCTATAAGCACACAAGAACGGAAAACGGAAAATAACACATTAAAATATTctcaaatataaacaataacCGAACTACAAGATGAACCAAGTCTTTCATTTGAATCCTTCCAATCTTAGTATCAGCCTCGTCGCCTAATTCACCCATGGAAATATTCTCAGGTGCAAGCAATACTCAGCGTAATGATTACTTAAATTTTTTAGGGTAGCGATAATGAGTTTGCATCTCAGTGAGTTATTAGAAAGTAGAGCCCATTACGCTTACATTGTCGATATGATCCCCATTGGAAAACCAGAAGCTTCCGCGACTTTCAGCACGATGGAATTGGCAACCAATACAAGAACTCGATGCTAGGAGCTCGAGAATGAAGTTCACAGAATAAGGAGCGCAGTCAGGAAAAAGCTGGGAGAGAGTCAAATATCAATTTTATACTCCTTTATGGTGCTGCATAAAATACAAGGAACGTAAAAGAACAAAGAGAGGGAagataaatataaaatgaaCTTTTTTCGAAAGTAAAACCCCTATTACAAGATGATAAATTTTTGTGTTTCCAAAAAAACCCAAAAGAGGATCTGGTAGAGAAAGatcaaaacatttttaaatgaGAAAAAACTTTATTTAGTAGATAACAGTAGAAAGAAACGAGGAGTGTGAGTGATTACTAAATAAACTGACGCCAATGGTAAGAATATTAAAGAAATTCTCAGGTCGAACGAAGTGACtgccaaaaaatataaaagtaaacTATTTACTAATATATGTATAAAAGAATCCCAACTCATGTCGTAGGTTCCAACATTTGTCTAATGTcttgaaatatttatgaaaagtCAACGTTCACATCTTGAAAGAAGAATGATACTTTTTAAACAAAAGGGCAAAGCTTGGGGGTAGATTTtacaatcaaatcaaaagataaaTCTACCAGATCTCTTAAACTACGGCATTAGCTACAACCCTAAAAGACAACCAGGCTATGACAATGCATAGttataattttagttttagCCGCCAGTTAAATAGGCATTGAATGACCATATTTTCATTGTAagacaagaaacaaaaacaagtaaACTACAAGATTTAGAAGTACAAATCTGAGACGATGTCATGAAAGAAACTtcttgaagatgaagaaaataACTAACCTTAATGCGAAAGGACCCATACTCTGTCTCCATGCGAATTATTCCCtttaaaacaagaaaacaaagagAGGCTATTTGTATTAATTGAGGCTCAAACAGAATACAATCGAAGACTGTAGGCAGAAGTTCTGCATTTAACCATATTTTATTCAACTTCTTCATTTACATCTCACATTATTAAGTTGAATATGAGTATGATTATTAGAAGGGGCATATTAGTAATTAGATAATAAGGTGGTTggattttaattataaatatatggTTTGGGTTGAGAGCAAGTTATGAAGAATTTTGTAGTGAATTTGCTTGAGTGGGAATTTGGGAGCGTCTAGCCCAAAGGCTAGGGCCGGGTTACTTGTTCTTGTGATATTATAGCTTATATTTCAATATGTTGTTCATATTTGAGGAACCATCCCCTAACTATTAGATTCTAAAACTTGAGTCCAAATAGAAACTTACTTTACTACATAAAAGAAGATAGTATTTCTTACAATCTACTATTCTCACTTATTCGCATGAAACTGAATCCATTCAAACCCCTATCTTACTACTTCAAATCAAACAAATGGAATGAAAGAACAACAATACGCACCGTAAACAAAATCCAATACAATCACAAAACCTTAAATACACTGAATGATGTTAAATGAATTGCAAAGTACCTCAATTTTCCCAAACATGAGGCCAGAAGTCCACATGACTTGATCTCCTGAGGCTCTTATGTCAGGGCTCAAAATATCCTTTTGTTTCTTCAACCAGCACTGGCAGGCAGGTAAAACTATAAATATAATCTTCAAATTAATCAAAATGAAACAAACGCTGAACTAAACCAAAAGTGCCTTTTAAGTTGTAACCACGTTGACTTCTGATGAACTTAACGAATGTTCCTTCATTTTTGCCATTTACAACAACACCATCGACCAGAAAACTCCGTAAAGAGAAATTCGAAACTGGATATGTTGACCAATTTGTATTTGCAATACCAACTTGCATGCACATGATAAAGCACCATCTCATGGATGAAAAACTAAAACACCCTTCCGTaacaattcaattttttaaaattgagcTTCTTTCACAATTTCTTGATCGTAGTTTTCATATTTTCCagaaaaaccaaaacaaaatggGTTACGAACCGGGCATAAAGATATAGTTGACACCTACTTAATGTTCTGCCATATACGCATCCTTTAGGCTGCCATGAGTGGCATCAGAATTAACTCAACAACAATGGAACAGAACCAGAAGGGAAgataagagaaaaataatagtGCTAAGTCATACCTCACCAGAATGTGGTCCGCAAGCCTTGGAATCACCACAGAACACCCAAGAATTACACCGACACAGTCCACTTTGATCATCACACATGGCTTTGCAGGCCAAACAACATTCCCTCGACGAACTGAGCTTAAAATCAGAACCCCATTTCACAGCATCTCCCCACAACTCCAAATGATCAATACCTCCGCAACACTCTTCGTTGTGCTCCCCACTCTTCAAAACACCACCATCATTAACAAAATCCGAAGTAGAAGAAACCTCGACGGAAGTCGGCCGAATAGACCCAATCAAGCACCGATAGACCATAAAGCAGGAAGAAATGCCCATGAGGAAGACGATTGCAAGCGCACAAACACCACGGACGGCGTCCCTTTGCCTCCGGCCCATCTGATCTGTAGAACTGAAATTAACGACGCAGGGTATTGGTTGATGGGTTTTCTAAAAGTACGATCAAGAACTTGTCAAACGGTCATAATGCGACGAATTTAGAACAATAACGGATGACGATGACAGCGAGGAACATCGAAAAGATGGAGAAATCTTGCCACTTTTACGTCCAAGTTTCCTTCTTCTCATACTATGGCGGCAATGAATTTAACTTTTATTCCTCAATCGGTTACCCTTTCCACTGGTGCAAACACACAAAACGGGAATTGCcgttccatttttctttttccggCGAGGACCAGACTCACCAAAACCAGAATTCCACCGTTGGTCATAGGACACGCATTAAAAAAAGGGTTTCGATACAAACTATCTACACTTCAATTTTAAAGGGAATAGTCTCCCGAAAAAGAAAAACGCTTATTAAGGGAAAACTAAGATGCTGCCGGGATGCAAACCATCTTTTCCCGCCCAGCCACGTGGCATAACGCTGTGGCACTTCTACGttttatattttatcttttaaaatgttTCCAAAAATCACTCTCTCAATTTGGTCATTTCCTGAAATTCCCATTTCAGTTGGAATTATACCCCATTTAACATATTTGAATCCATTCTTGTCTTCAGGTTTTTGAAGCCAAATCCAAAATTTATCTATTGGTTTATTATAAATTAACAAGGAACGAAACCCCAATTTATATCTTATAATTCAACCATCCATTAGtcataatttttaataaattaaaagttgttAATAATTTTCGTAAATTAAAAGGAGAGAGAACTAAACGCACAAAGATTGAAGGTCATTGTTGGAGTAGAAAAATGTTTACTAGAGAAGTTCATAAAAGGCGATGATCCAACACCCCTAGGGTCTGAGTTTGGGTTGGGTCAAAAATACCATAATGGGGACGAATGCAACGCTGCAGCTTAGTTATATATTAATTCTGACCCGATAAGAGCCATATTcaaatagaattttttttatttttttttgtcataatCCCAAGAATATGGATCTCGACACCTAGTATTGACAGTATGTCGAAACGATGAACGCAGATGGAATCACACTTGCTCACATAAACCACAGCATACGATACAATGTAAGGAATTATAGGATTAAAATTGAATACTCCAACCACATTGGACATCATTGTTTCGTCTCTAAAAGCTACAAGAACTAGAAAATCATTTGGAGTGAAAATGCTGGAaacaaacaaatattattatttgattgatCGAAGTTTAGCCTAAGTTTACAAGATGATATTGAGTTAGCTCTGGGTATTATACACATAACAAATAAAGATAATAAGAAGCAGGCACAAAAACAAAACCTTTCAAGGTACCAACAAGCAGTCTGTCCTGCACCCACAAAAGCAACTCCACCTGGTGTCTTACTACActcaaataaaatcaatatcCTGAAACACTTTGCAACCAATATAATAATGTACAAAGGAACCCTTGCATGTTTAAAAACACGACTACCCTTCATCAATGAACAATGATAACAAATATTATGACcatagtagtagtagtagtagtaataataatacaaataatgataataatcaAATCAATCACCAAAAGCTACAAGAACTGGAAAATCAAGTGTCAAAAGGATGGAGAAAAAGGGCTAAGACGTCCTCAAGTTTCCAAAACAAAACCATTTCACTAATAATTCTGAAGACAGTTGAAAAGTCATTGTGTATCGGAGCACACAACTTGCAAGAAGAAACAAAGTCTATTGTGTTGTCATAAATTCTTACGTCCGAATTTTAATTCCAAaggggaaagaagaaatcagaGTCAGGGTTTTGCTTCCAACTTCAACTAGACTTTGGCACCCACACTCCAAAATCCTTTGCTTCCAAACAAAATGAAATACCAATGTCAACCCTTTTGAACACTATGGAACAGTcggaataaaaaataaacacaaCACTTATTTATCTCCATGGGGGTAAACACGACCCTCTTCTTTAGTACAACTTCAAAAGCAAATACTCCACCTTAGACTAAGAAAAAAAACCAACTTTTTCGACAAGAAATGAACCCTCAGTTCCAGATCAACACCAATAAGTCATAAAACATATTTATTAAAAGCTCCAGTAAATCTCTAAGTTATGCCATCAAATTAACACTTAAAATATATGGAACAAAAGTCCAGAATCTTTTAACTGTTACTAGAGAATATCCAAAAACTTGATGTTTCTTGCATCATcatcaaaatatcaaataacCACAGGCAAACCCATCAATCAAAACGTGGCTTTTGCTAAATGTTGGTCTGCCCTACAAACCATAGAGAGGGTTTCCAAGACTACATTAGTCCAATAGGGATCAAAAGAATATTCAATTTCCTCACTTGTCCCCCATTGCCATAATTCATGTCTGTACTCCAAAATGAAAAACGAAGCAAGAACATCACCTTCAATGTTCTCTAGAGAAAAACATAAATGCAACTTATGAGAATATGCACAATCAGGCAcgtctttcttcatttctgAATATGTCACAAGTTCCCTTACATGGTCCAATCCAGAATTACAAATATCAAAAACCAGAGGTCTTAACAACTTAACCAGTATGGTCCATCATTCAATACATATTCTAGAAATAAAGTTCAGAGGCGGTTATAATCATGATAAAGTTTCTTCCCAGAACTGTAGGCAGATAATGCACGCTTCCCAACATTGTCCACATCCTACAGAAGCCTCTTTTTCATATCGAGTCTGTTCCATAAACAGATAACTTGTGACCACATTGTTCCACTTCCACCATTCACAGTCTTCTTAGAAAGAAGAATGGCATTCTTCTTAGGGAGAAAAGGTCTCCAACATAGAAAAAGCAGGACCGATatacgaggaaaaggagagagaATAATTATAGCAAGAATGGAACAATCAAAGTACAGTTTGACTCACATCAATAGTATGATCCAGAACCACCACTGCCCATATAACTGCTGCCCCCCACACTACGACCAGGGTACATTGACGAGTAAGAAGAGCTGCCACCCACCTACCGAAAGCAAGGGACTTCATtatcaatttgaaaaaaaatgagaacATTCACAACACAaccaaaagagaatgaaaaactGTGACGTACATTGCTACCACGGGTCATATACTCCCCGCCATAGCTAGACGAATACATTCCAACATCACTGCTAAAAGAACCTGAAATATCAAGAAAAGCTAATAAGCATGGAATAGTAAGTCAAATTTACTGCTTATCTCACAACCCAATGGCTTCCAGTTCAAGTAATATAACCCCCCTAACCTGATATGGAACTTCGACTATCATATCCTCCAATATTTGATCTTCCAATCCTATAAACAGGAATCTGAgttagtaaaaaaataaaagtagaagTCATGGTGCAAATAAATTTCAATTAGATCTCATCATCAAACTGCAGCCAATTATTTATTCCATTTATGACTATTTTTCAATACCCAAAACTCTTATCAATATTTTCAGGTATTTTAACATACCGGCTATCATAAGCATCACCATATTGAGAAGCACCAGTACCATAATCGTAGTCTAAACGACTTCTTGATTGACGAACGCCAGCATCAGCATAAGCAGGAGGTACATCACTCTAAAAGTTGGCCAAAAGAAGTTAGGACATACTTGCACGAAATCAAACATAGCCTGTGCTgaaatgcataatataaatCTTACCATTGATGAATATGGTCGTTTTGATCCAATTAGAGCATCATAATCGCGTGCACGTACATCACGGTAGCTTGGTGGAGGGGgtctttcaaaccttcggctGTATCCATCATCTACGTAAGCTCTCCTGGGTGCATCCCTCCTAGGTGGATCAGAGAAGGCAGCAGCCCGAGAAGCATATTCATCTCTGTAGGATGGATTTCTTTCTGGTACAACTCTGGAGGCATAATCAACTAGCATCCGGCTTCTGGATGGATGCAGCTCCTCCCGTCGACCATATTCCCTCTTCAAGCTACTCTTTGAGTAAGAAGCAACTGTACACAACAATACATTAGTAACTCAATTGAAACTAACTCAGCTTTCCATATAAACTTAAGCTTTACCAGGAGGACCCCTGTCATAAGACCTTGCTACAGCAGCAACAGGTCTTCCTCGTGGTGGCACCGCGATGACGGGACGTCTATCTCTAACACCACTAGGTCTCTTTACACTGACTGGTGGGAGATGGCTGCCAACACCTCTAACTCCTCGAATAGGAATACTTCGTGGAGCTGGCCGTGCCCAAGAACCCCTAACACGTCCAGTTGTGCGCCCAGGCCAATAATCAGCACGACTAGCATGTTTTCCTTTGCCTCTTTGCAGTGGTCTGGATAATCTAGCCCTTACTTTAGCCTAGTAGACAAGggaattgaagaaaataaaTGTTTCAGAAATAGGAACCTGAGATGTACCGTAGAAAGTTGATACCATTAATTCCTCAAAACAAACACATACCTTGCTGTCCCCTTCACCGAGCTCTGAGTTGTTGATGCTTTTTGCACAGGAAACTGCAGCATCATGTGTGTCAAATGTAACAAAGCCAAAATCCTTTCTCTTTGCCGAGGGCATATTTCGTGCAAGCTCAATTTTCTCAATCTCCCCATACTTCTTTAGAAGCCCTCGAACAAATTCTTCATCCCATGAGGCAGGGAGACTATCAACAAAAACAGTCTTGACCTGTTTGTGTGACAAACAATTGCAGAACATTGAACATTACAACAAAAGGaatatgaaaaacaatatttgaaTATCAACCACATGTAATGAAAGATGAATGTAAATAGATgtacaaaaataacaaataccCACTCAGTCAACTGAACATTTGATGACCCACAAAAATACAGCatgaaaagataaaagaattCATACAAAACAAATATCCCCCCTTCCCCACCTTTTTGATGAATGAAAAGCTGCGTGTTTATATCCAGGAAACAAATTCTCAAAATCTTGCAAGCTTAAAACAATGCAGGTGGGCACCAACAATTTAATTCCAATAGGTTAATGAGCCAGAAAAATTCGATACAGAACACTTCGATTGAAGAATTTCAATTAATTATCTCAATGCTAACCTGTGCCATAATTTCATCACCGGGA
Encoded proteins:
- the LOC103483454 gene encoding uncharacterized protein At1g28695-like isoform X2, whose product is MDFPPKKPPLVESLHYSSGDELDFALEKAAMANKTVVIAVINKAYADQGVRDDTTMLDVFLSSFWLGEDTRKLLDHLLLVAVDQTAYDRCRFQRLNCFKLETEGVDFGGEKLYMSEEFIKMMWKRTLFLLEVLKRGYSFIFTDTDVMWLRDPFSKLSKDETEDLQISTDHFNGNPWSQSNPINTGFYFVRSNNRTIALFDKWYSMKNITAGQKEQDVLFHLIRGGIFRQLNLKVRFLNTLFFSGFCQKSSDFHQVSTVHANCCRTIVAKINDLRATLGDWKRFRKSTNASEIFWWTDHVGCKRSWKH
- the LOC103483454 gene encoding uncharacterized protein At1g28695-like isoform X1, translated to MDFPPKKPPLVTYAFLLLFFIASFLLILAPSSSLNPLLFFPSTFQCNRLNSVESLHYSSGDELDFALEKAAMANKTVVIAVINKAYADQGVRDDTTMLDVFLSSFWLGEDTRKLLDHLLLVAVDQTAYDRCRFQRLNCFKLETEGVDFGGEKLYMSEEFIKMMWKRTLFLLEVLKRGYSFIFTDTDVMWLRDPFSKLSKDETEDLQISTDHFNGNPWSQSNPINTGFYFVRSNNRTIALFDKWYSMKNITAGQKEQDVLFHLIRGGIFRQLNLKVRFLNTLFFSGFCQKSSDFHQVSTVHANCCRTIVAKINDLRATLGDWKRFRKSTNASEIFWWTDHVGCKRSWKH
- the LOC103483456 gene encoding uncharacterized protein LOC103483456; protein product: MGRRQRDAVRGVCALAIVFLMGISSCFMVYRCLIGSIRPTSVEVSSTSDFVNDGGVLKSGEHNEECCGGIDHLELWGDAVKWGSDFKLSSSRECCLACKAMCDDQSGLCRCNSWVFCGDSKACGPHSGECWLKKQKDILSPDIRASGDQVMWTSGLMFGKIEGIIRMETEYGSFRIKLFPDCAPYSVNFILELLASSSCIGCQFHRAESRGSFWFSNGDHIDNAPYGPPFALIQGTLEAHGVMFKKKPWEDCPAIRRGSIAWVGSGPEFFISLANHDEWRKAYTVFGSVLPEDMELVEKIAQLPTKSENWHNINVSVLEKPIPFRLKRTKTEL